From Dehalococcoidia bacterium, one genomic window encodes:
- the thiS gene encoding sulfur carrier protein ThiS, with the protein MINIILNGKKTELESTISIIEFLRSENLENKMVAVAVNMKIILKNEYKTTYIKENDKVEVVRPVGGG; encoded by the coding sequence ATGATAAATATAATCCTTAATGGGAAAAAAACTGAACTAGAAAGCACGATTTCTATAATTGAATTCTTAAGATCTGAAAATTTAGAAAATAAAATGGTAGCAGTTGCTGTTAATATGAAGATAATTCTCAAAAATGAATATAAGACCACATATATTAAAGAAAATGATAAAGTTGAAGTCGTTAGACCTGTTGGAGGCGGATAA
- a CDS encoding DNA translocase FtsK: MEVNQNNIIKERLIKIISQKNFIFFIFLTALLIASLNLFYSVRDLVGLLPVLVSMSVLLSFILFKNSKKLFSIKLLSSVILINVSFFVTLGGINYDSSSFFSFDYSLSGKYGEFLAKEPYYWNQYNASITNYIDFIFRLSTPLIIISIIYYPHFYLRILSNLYSILVSFIISFTYLLRKNLLTFFKKKIIGSRIKDTKIREVNIDDPKIENTKIREINIDDPKIEDTKIEEDKLFSRDISTEIKKEIIYDDRPNIDKELDRFSIREFNWPKIKTNFLKLTPKKELDKNEINDTIEIIKSTLSAHGVNTSIENFTSGPSVTMYQLKPGWMDDKENKRVKVEQVLRREKDLALALGSPNIRFEAVLDGVQNIMGIEIPNISPNTVDFKEVIEDERIKNISQSFSLPAPLGQGMDGKPIMIDIAKMPHLLVAGSTGSGKSVFINSIIAGMITTKTPEEVRMILIDPKRVELTPYGKIPHLYTEEVIVDTDKAVEVLSSTVTEMMNRFKILEKVGVKNISDFNKKMGKSHKMWNLLIVIDELADLMLQAGSEIERLIVRLAQLGRATGIHLVVATQRPSVDVVTGLIKANFPSRVSFAVMSQIDSRTVLDSIGAEKLIGKGDMLFSPIDNAQMSRIQGVFLNEDDIEALTNQWNSYYDKYELEMLKLQLEGKNNNKEIKGDSLYDQALELSSQSSTLSTSLLQRRLRIGYPRAARLMDELEDNGIVGPGEAGKPRKILV, encoded by the coding sequence ATGGAAGTTAATCAAAACAATATTATTAAAGAAAGATTAATAAAAATAATTAGTCAAAAAAATTTTATTTTTTTTATTTTTTTGACTGCGCTATTAATTGCTTCTTTAAATTTGTTTTATTCAGTAAGAGATTTGGTAGGTTTATTACCAGTTCTTGTGTCAATGAGTGTTCTTTTGTCGTTTATTCTATTTAAGAATTCAAAAAAATTATTTTCTATTAAATTATTATCTTCAGTTATTCTAATTAACGTTTCATTTTTTGTGACACTTGGTGGTATAAATTATGATTCAAGTTCATTTTTTTCTTTTGACTATTCATTGTCAGGGAAATATGGTGAATTTTTGGCAAAAGAACCATATTATTGGAATCAATACAACGCAAGTATTACAAATTATATTGATTTTATTTTCAGACTTTCAACTCCATTAATAATAATCAGTATTATTTATTATCCTCACTTTTACTTGAGAATTTTAAGTAATTTGTATTCAATTTTGGTAAGTTTTATTATTTCTTTTACTTATTTATTAAGAAAAAATCTCCTAACTTTTTTTAAAAAAAAAATTATCGGATCTAGGATAAAAGATACAAAAATAAGAGAAGTAAATATTGATGACCCTAAGATAGAAAATACAAAAATAAGAGAAATAAATATTGATGACCCTAAGATAGAAGATACAAAAATAGAAGAGGATAAATTATTTAGTCGAGATATTTCTACTGAAATTAAAAAAGAAATTATTTACGATGATAGGCCAAATATTGACAAGGAATTAGATAGATTTTCAATAAGAGAATTTAATTGGCCTAAGATTAAGACTAATTTTCTAAAGCTTACCCCAAAAAAAGAGTTAGATAAGAATGAAATTAATGACACAATTGAGATTATCAAAAGTACTCTATCTGCTCATGGAGTAAACACTTCTATTGAAAATTTTACTTCAGGTCCATCAGTAACAATGTATCAATTGAAACCTGGATGGATGGATGATAAAGAAAATAAGAGAGTCAAAGTAGAACAAGTCCTAAGAAGAGAAAAGGATCTAGCCTTGGCACTTGGCTCACCAAATATTCGATTTGAGGCTGTTTTAGATGGAGTTCAGAATATTATGGGTATTGAAATCCCAAATATTTCACCTAATACTGTTGATTTCAAAGAAGTTATTGAAGATGAAAGAATAAAGAATATTTCTCAAAGCTTTTCTCTTCCTGCACCTTTGGGACAAGGGATGGATGGTAAACCAATAATGATTGATATAGCTAAAATGCCACACTTACTGGTTGCAGGTTCAACTGGATCTGGGAAGTCAGTTTTTATAAACTCAATTATTGCAGGCATGATTACTACAAAGACCCCTGAAGAAGTAAGAATGATACTGATTGATCCAAAAAGAGTAGAATTAACACCCTATGGGAAAATACCCCATTTATATACAGAGGAAGTAATAGTTGATACAGATAAAGCAGTTGAAGTATTGAGTAGTACTGTTACAGAAATGATGAATCGATTCAAAATACTTGAAAAAGTAGGCGTGAAAAATATATCAGATTTTAATAAGAAAATGGGTAAATCACACAAAATGTGGAACTTGTTAATAGTTATTGATGAGCTGGCCGATTTAATGCTACAAGCAGGTAGTGAAATAGAGAGATTAATAGTAAGGCTTGCACAATTAGGAAGAGCTACAGGCATACACTTAGTTGTTGCAACCCAAAGGCCATCGGTTGACGTAGTTACAGGTTTAATTAAGGCTAATTTTCCAAGTAGAGTATCATTTGCAGTGATGTCTCAAATAGACTCTAGAACTGTTCTTGATAGTATAGGAGCAGAAAAATTAATAGGCAAAGGAGATATGCTTTTTAGCCCTATAGATAATGCACAAATGAGTAGGATTCAAGGAGTTTTCTTAAATGAAGACGATATAGAAGCCCTTACTAACCAGTGGAACTCTTATTATGATAAATACGAACTAGAAATGTTAAAGTTACAACTAGAGGGTAAAAATAATAATAAAGAAATAAAGGGTGATTCTCTTTATGATCAAGCATTAGAACTAAGCTCTCAGAGTAGCACATTATCAACATCTCTGTTACAAAGAAGATTAAGAATAGGTTATCCAAGAGCAGCTAGATTGATGGATGAACTTGAAGATAATGGTATAGTGGGACCAGGAGAAGCTGGTAAGCCTAGAAAAATATTAGTGTAA
- a CDS encoding Cof-type HAD-IIB family hydrolase yields the protein MNIKIDNETDSPKISAALFDLDGTILNSQEIIPDDISQRIKHISNFIPTSLISGRIFSSVYDYSKELELSSPQISDNGALIFNPINKEIIFSRSIDCEVARDVFNLLDNNDFYYFASSQGEQINNNSKDKNFENVNIITCLYDDIYKFISSNSLINLSKISLIPSSGSSNEKYLSFMPKNINKGIAIEEYSSYLGINKSKIFAIGDGLNDIEMLNKVGISVAMGNSDKEVYKASKFYTKSFDENGTILALDWIIEGLN from the coding sequence TTGAATATAAAAATAGATAACGAGACAGACTCTCCAAAGATATCAGCTGCTCTATTTGATTTAGATGGAACAATTCTAAATAGTCAAGAAATAATTCCTGATGACATCAGTCAAAGAATAAAACATATTTCTAATTTTATTCCAACCAGTTTGATTTCGGGAAGAATTTTTTCTTCAGTCTATGATTATTCCAAAGAACTTGAACTTTCTTCCCCTCAGATTTCTGATAATGGTGCATTGATTTTTAACCCTATAAACAAAGAAATAATTTTTAGTAGATCTATTGATTGTGAAGTGGCAAGAGATGTTTTTAACTTATTAGACAATAATGATTTCTATTATTTTGCAAGTTCTCAAGGTGAACAAATTAATAATAATTCAAAAGATAAAAACTTTGAGAATGTTAATATTATTACATGCTTATATGATGATATTTATAAATTTATTTCTTCAAATTCATTAATTAATCTTTCAAAAATTAGCTTGATACCATCATCGGGTAGTAGTAATGAGAAATATCTTAGTTTTATGCCAAAAAATATTAATAAAGGGATAGCTATAGAAGAATATTCTTCCTATTTAGGCATAAATAAATCTAAAATATTTGCAATAGGTGACGGCTTAAATGATATTGAAATGTTGAATAAAGTAGGTATTTCAGTAGCTATGGGAAATTCTGACAAAGAAGTTTATAAAGCTTCTAAATTTTATACTAAAAGTTTTGATGAAAATGGTACTATTCTTGCTTTAGATTGGATTATAGAAGGATTAAATTAA
- a CDS encoding thiazole synthase produces the protein MDELEIAGKKFKSRLITGTGKHKNSEDLENSIISSGTEMITVAIRRIDFENLNEKNLLEVIDWDKYNILPNTAGSKTAEEAIYTANLAREVTGSNWIKIEVIPDPKYLLPDPIGTLEACEKLVNQNFIVLPYISPDPVLAKRLEDIGCATVMPLGSPIGSGNGVLALEEINIIIEQSNIPVIVDAGLGVPSEASLVMENGADAVLVNSAIAGAKNPKQMAEAFKLGVEAGRKAFLSGRIPVSKQANPSSPTKNISRK, from the coding sequence ATGGATGAGCTAGAAATTGCAGGAAAAAAATTCAAATCTAGACTAATAACAGGCACAGGAAAACATAAAAATTCTGAAGATCTAGAGAATTCAATTATTTCTTCAGGAACAGAAATGATTACAGTTGCAATTAGAAGAATAGACTTTGAAAATTTAAATGAGAAAAATTTGCTAGAAGTTATTGATTGGGATAAGTATAATATCCTTCCAAATACTGCAGGTAGTAAGACAGCTGAAGAAGCAATTTATACTGCGAATTTAGCAAGAGAAGTTACTGGTTCAAATTGGATAAAAATTGAAGTTATACCTGATCCAAAATATCTTCTTCCTGATCCAATTGGAACCTTAGAGGCTTGTGAAAAACTAGTTAATCAAAATTTCATAGTTTTACCTTATATTTCTCCAGATCCAGTTCTTGCCAAGAGATTAGAAGATATAGGATGCGCAACAGTTATGCCACTTGGTTCTCCTATAGGTTCTGGAAATGGAGTTTTAGCTTTAGAAGAAATAAATATTATAATTGAACAATCCAATATTCCAGTTATAGTAGATGCCGGCTTAGGAGTACCTTCTGAAGCATCTCTGGTAATGGAAAATGGTGCTGATGCAGTTCTTGTGAATTCAGCTATTGCTGGAGCTAAAAACCCTAAACAAATGGCAGAGGCATTTAAGCTTGGAGTAGAGGCTGGAAGAAAAGCTTTTCTATCTGGAAGAATCCCTGTTTCTAAACAGGCCAATCCTAGTAGCCCAACGAAGAATATTAGTCGCAAATAG
- a CDS encoding thiamine phosphate synthase: MLIYVTDINKFYNEKEFIENIYSASINGVKYIQLRYKNSSSVDKEKISKIIAKKIDRIDTKIIMNEDIEISKKIKPFGFHISSQNNISGKEIKQLTNVKWVSKSVHNEDDIYESNMDKNIDSYILGTLFKSNSHPEGNYLGIDNFKKLIKLSSKPVIAIGGIDENNVDLVHKSGASGIAVISAIAYSKNINKTIDQLENKNDKYNP, encoded by the coding sequence ATGCTTATTTATGTAACTGATATAAATAAATTTTATAATGAAAAAGAATTCATTGAAAATATATATTCGGCATCAATAAATGGAGTAAAGTATATTCAATTAAGATATAAAAACTCCTCTAGTGTAGATAAAGAAAAAATAAGTAAAATAATTGCAAAAAAAATAGATAGAATAGATACTAAAATTATCATGAATGAAGATATTGAAATTTCAAAAAAAATTAAACCTTTTGGATTTCATATAAGTTCTCAAAATAATATTTCTGGAAAAGAAATAAAACAATTAACAAATGTTAAGTGGGTTTCTAAGTCTGTTCATAATGAGGACGACATATATGAATCAAATATGGATAAAAATATTGATTCATATATTCTTGGAACCTTATTTAAGTCAAACAGTCATCCTGAAGGAAATTATTTAGGTATTGATAATTTTAAAAAACTTATAAAATTATCATCAAAACCTGTAATTGCAATTGGTGGTATTGATGAAAATAATGTAGACTTAGTCCATAAATCAGGTGCTTCTGGGATTGCTGTTATTAGCGCAATTGCTTATTCTAAGAATATTAATAAAACTATAGATCAATTAGAAAATAAGAATGATAAATATAATCCTTAA